A single window of Acidimicrobiales bacterium DNA harbors:
- the gltX gene encoding glutamate--tRNA ligase → MGSPVRVRFAPSPTGFFHVGSARAALYNWLFARQVGGTFVLRIEDTDAERNRPEWVEMIQTSMRWLGLDWDEGPYFQSQRSDLYRAAVDRLVSTGHAYYCTCTREDVDARTKGSATPGYDSFCRDRGLSEGALRFATPDEGTTVVRDLVRGEPAFENVTIEDFVVARTNGTPTFILANVVDDLDMKMTHVVRGEDHLPNTPKYLLLWSALADDAEVPVFAHLPLLVNEKRQKLSKRRDKVALEDYREQGYLPQAMVNYLALLGWAPGGDREFLSIDELVAEFRLEEVNNSPAFFDEKKLAHFNQQYIAAMSVDEFVAAALPFVPPSGEEALRSLAPLVQERIKVLGEVPGMIDFLLVDEVVFVDATWDKRVVRGAHAAELLAAAASEYATCEWEVQALHDLTAAIGERFELGLGKAQFPIRVAVMGRDVGPPLFESLVVLGRERTLARLQRAQEKLAEAQ, encoded by the coding sequence CCCGTCAGGTCGGGGGCACGTTCGTCCTGCGCATCGAGGACACCGACGCCGAACGCAACCGGCCCGAGTGGGTCGAGATGATCCAGACGTCGATGCGCTGGCTCGGCCTCGACTGGGACGAGGGGCCGTACTTCCAGTCGCAGCGGTCCGACCTGTACCGGGCGGCGGTCGACCGGTTGGTGTCGACCGGCCACGCCTACTACTGCACGTGCACCCGTGAGGACGTCGACGCCCGCACCAAGGGCAGCGCCACACCGGGCTACGACTCGTTCTGCCGCGACCGAGGGTTGAGCGAGGGCGCGCTGCGCTTCGCCACCCCCGACGAGGGCACGACCGTGGTGCGCGACCTCGTCCGCGGCGAGCCCGCCTTCGAGAACGTGACCATCGAGGACTTCGTGGTGGCGCGCACGAACGGCACGCCGACGTTCATCCTCGCCAACGTGGTCGACGACCTCGACATGAAGATGACGCACGTGGTGCGGGGCGAGGACCACCTGCCCAACACGCCCAAGTACCTCTTGCTGTGGTCGGCGTTGGCCGACGATGCCGAGGTGCCGGTGTTCGCCCACCTGCCGTTGCTGGTCAACGAGAAGCGCCAGAAGCTCTCGAAGCGGCGCGACAAGGTGGCGCTGGAGGACTACCGGGAGCAGGGCTACCTGCCGCAGGCCATGGTCAACTACCTGGCGTTGCTGGGGTGGGCGCCGGGTGGCGACCGCGAGTTCCTGTCGATCGACGAACTGGTGGCGGAGTTCCGGCTGGAGGAGGTCAACAACTCGCCCGCCTTCTTCGACGAGAAGAAGCTGGCGCACTTCAACCAGCAGTACATCGCGGCGATGTCGGTGGACGAGTTCGTGGCCGCGGCGCTGCCGTTCGTGCCGCCGTCAGGGGAGGAGGCGTTGCGCTCGCTGGCCCCGTTGGTGCAGGAGCGCATCAAGGTGCTGGGTGAGGTGCCCGGCATGATCGACTTCCTGTTGGTCGACGAGGTGGTGTTCGTCGACGCCACATGGGACAAGCGGGTGGTGCGGGGGGCGCACGCGGCGGAGCTGTTGGCCGCCGCTGCGTCGGAGTACGCGACGTGCGAGTGGGAAGTCCAGGCGTTGCACGACCTGACCGCGGCCATCGGCGAGCGCTTCGAGCTCGGGCTCGGCAAGGCGCAGTTCCCCATCCGGGTGGCGGTCATGGGGCGCGACGTAGGGCCGCCGCTGTTCGAATCGTTGGTGGTGTTGGGGCGCGAGCGCACGTTGGCACGGTTGCAGCGGGCGCAGGAGAAGCTGGCGGAGGCGCAGTAG
- a CDS encoding YdcF family protein — MAVRVVAVALVAVLLFLGVTFVQVWQASRRDGAREADAIVVFGAAQYNGRPSAVLRARLDHAVDLYERKLARVVVVTGGRQAGDSQTEAGASAAYLQEKGVPGSAILWEPYGRNSWQQLASVAGILRQRNLPRVVLVTDPFHAERVHEMAGELGLDATVSPTRTSPISGATELRHLVKETAAVAVGRVVGFRRAVGLRDTVAERRT; from the coding sequence GTGGCGGTGCGGGTGGTCGCAGTGGCGCTCGTCGCCGTGCTGCTGTTCCTGGGGGTGACGTTCGTGCAGGTGTGGCAAGCGTCGCGCCGCGACGGCGCCCGCGAGGCCGATGCCATCGTCGTGTTCGGGGCCGCCCAGTACAACGGGCGGCCGTCTGCGGTGTTGCGGGCCCGGCTCGACCACGCCGTCGACCTGTACGAGCGCAAGCTGGCGCGGGTGGTGGTCGTCACCGGCGGGCGGCAGGCGGGGGATTCGCAGACGGAGGCGGGGGCGTCGGCTGCCTACCTGCAGGAGAAGGGCGTGCCCGGCTCGGCCATCCTGTGGGAGCCCTACGGGCGCAACTCGTGGCAGCAGTTGGCCTCGGTGGCGGGGATCCTGCGGCAGCGGAACCTGCCGCGGGTGGTGCTGGTGACGGACCCGTTCCACGCCGAGCGGGTACACGAGATGGCCGGGGAGCTCGGCCTCGACGCCACGGTGTCGCCCACCCGCACGTCGCCGATCTCGGGGGCGACGGAGTTACGGCACCTGGTGAAGGAGACCGCCGCGGTGGCCGTCGGCCGGGTCGTGGGGTTCCGCCGGGCCGTGGGCCTGCGCGACACCGTGGCGGAGCGGCGGACGTGA